The DNA segment CCTGCCGGTAGACCAGCACCGAGTGGCCGATCCGGATGACGTCGCCGTCGGCGAGGTCCTGCCGGCCGACCCGCCGGCCGTTGACCAGCGTCCCGTTCGTGGAGCCGAGGTCCTCGACGGTGACGACGCCCCCGGCGAGCTGGACGTCGGCGTGCTTGCGGCTCACCCCGGTGTCGGGCAGCCGGATGTCGGCCTCGGTGCCGCGGCCGAGCACGTTGCTGCCCTGCTCCAGCACGTGCTTGGTGCCGGGGCCGTCGACGACCAGGACGTGCGCCACCCGGTGACCGGCGCGGCCGGCGAGCGGGGGGTCCTGGGCGCCGGTGTCGGTCGACCCGGTGCGCATCGAGGGCAGCGGTGGGAGCGGGGGGCGGCCGGCGGGGGGCGGCGGCGCGGCGACCTCGGTGCGGTGCTGGCTGCCG comes from the Modestobacter italicus genome and includes:
- a CDS encoding FhaA domain-containing protein codes for the protein MGVLQRFERRLEGMVGLAFARVFKGKVHPAEIATALQREADEQRSVLGGGRVLAPDLYVVTLGPVDHDNLAEWSEQLAGELADMVTEHVEAEGYQTFGDVQVRLERDESLRTGVFEVASHVTGGSQHRTEVAAPPPPAGRPPLPPLPSMRTGSTDTGAQDPPLAGRAGHRVAHVLVVDGPGTKHVLEQGSNVLGRGTEADIRLPDTGVSRKHADVQLAGGVVTVEDLGSTNGTLVNGRRVGRQDLADGDVIRIGHSVLVYRQDGT